The following is a genomic window from Pseudothermotoga thermarum DSM 5069.
AGAAATTGGGGTGGCTGTTGTTTCATCATCTCAAGAGGTTGTTGAGAACACAATTCAAAATGTAACCCTTTTGATCGAAAATTCCGACGGAATAGAGGTGGAAGAGATTGACAGAGAAAGTTGGTGAAAAAGCTTTCGATTTGATATCCGAACTTCGAAATTTGGCGTTTCATTTTCTAACTCCTTCAAGATACAACCACGCAATGAAATGCGTCGAATTTGGTTTAAAATTAGCGGAGATTCACAAAATTGACAAACAAAAGGTCGAAATATCGTGCTTGGCACATGATCTGTTTCGTGATTTTCCACCGAATATTCTTTTAAAGCTAGCTAGTCGTTATGGCATCGTGATCAACGATTATGAGCTAGTCAATCCTGTTTTACTTCATGGCAAAGTTGCCGCGAAGTATTTGGAAAGACGATACCAACTGAGGGACGAAAAACTCCTACTTGCTGTTGCTTACCATACCAGCGGTCACAAAGATTTCGACGAAGTTGGAAAGATACTTTTTTTGGCTGATTCTCTCGAAGAAAGTCGCGATTATGAGAGTGTTCAAGAGTTAAGAAAATTAGCAATGGAAGATTTAAAAGAAGGTTTGTTAAAGACGCTTGCAAACAAAATTTGCTATGCAATCCAAAGAAGTTATTTGCTTTTGCCTGAAACAATAGAAATGTGGAATGAATTGATCAAGAGAGAAAGATTTGGATTTTTCGAGCCAGACATGCTTCAAAACAACAAAAAGAGGTGATGAGTTGTGAAGCGAAGAAAAACGGCTTTATTTTGGATAATTTTAGCTGCTGCTCTCGCATTCGCTGGTTTTGCTGGATGGATTTTATTATCGAACATGTTTTTGAAAAATTCCCCAGAATTTACTTCCAGCGTTTTACATTACGCTTTTGTGAATAAAGAAAAAGGTGTTGCTTACTTTGTAAGAATTGACACCACCAAACGGATGGTGTACATTGTGACCCTTAAACAACATTACTTTGATCCGGTCAACAGCAGAGCATTGGATTTGTCCAACCCACTTGATGTTTTCAGTTTTGTCGAGAGAATGTTTGATATTTCCTCTAGCCAAAGATTCTTTGCTTCTTTGACTGACAAGCAACTGAAAGAATTCATGAATTCGTTTTTCAAAAACGGTTCAAACGATTTTCCTGTGTTTCTCACCAACTTAGCAAGTAAAAAAGCTGGAATTTTCGATAACATGCTGCTTGGAAGACGATTGAATGTTCTTAGGCCCGAATCAAACTTTACCAAAGCATCCCTCGCAAAGTTCGTGTACGAACTTAGGCGAAACGCTTTAAGGTTTTACACACTTACCACCGTTATCGACAAACCTGTTCGAATATATGTTGATGGTCGACAATACGAAAGAATATACCTTGACCCAAAAAGCATAGAGCTAATAAGAGAGGATTTAAGAAGGTAAGCTCTTGACAAATTTCGACTAAAATAGTATGATTTTCCAGGAGGTGAAAAAGATGGCCTACAAGATCACAGTTTATACCGCGCCAGGTTGTCCGTATTGCACGAAGGCAAAGAATTATTTTAGACAACTTGGTTTGAACTTCACTGAGATAGACGTTTCAAAAGATTATAGAAAAGCTCAAGAACTTGTGCGCAAAACAGGACAAATGGGCGTACCGGTTATTGAAATTGGGAACCAGATAATAATAGGTTTCGACAAAGATAGAATTGATAGAATTTTGGGAGTAAGATAAAATGATTGATGTCTTGTTCACTCCATCACGCATTTCAACGCAGGCTTGTGTTGTCATAGTGGATGTATTGAGGGCTACCAGCACTATCATCACAGCTTTGGCAAATGGTGCTTTGTCGGTAAAACCTGTGGTTGAAGTTTCAAAAGCTCTGAAGGAAAGAAATAAAGATGTGCTTGTTTGTGGTGAAAGAAATAGCGTTAAACCAAAAGGCTTTGACCTTGGCAATTCTCCCAAAGAGTATAAAAGAGAAATCGTTGAAGGAAAGAACATAATTTTAACCACGACTAACGGAACCAAGGCTGTAAATCGTGTCAAATCTCCAAAGATTCTAGCAGGTGCATTTTTGAATTTAGGTTCTCTTGTAGAAAAGCTTCGTGGATGTGAGGATGTACTAGTGGTATGCGCTGGGCAGGATGGTTTTATCGCACTTGAAGATGTGTTGTGCGCTGGTACCATTGTTGAGAGGTTGAAAAGGGATGATCTTGAAGATGGTGCAAAAATAGCGCTTCAAATTTGGAAAGATTTATCGAACGTTGATTTAAGCTCTTTGCTGTTGAGTACCAGTCATGGAAGAAAACTCGCTGAAATTGGAATGAAAGATGATGTGATTTATTGTTCGCAAATTGACCTTTTCGATGTGGTACCTATTTTAAGCAAAGGGAAGTTCATCAAATACGCGGAATGAAAAACCCCTCCTTGCGGAGGGGTAATTTCAATATATAACCTTCGAAACTATCTTTGCAAGTTCGATGAACTGGCGATCCAAACTGGCTCCACCAACTAACCCACCGTCTATGTCGGGTTTAAGTATGAGACTCAGGAAGTTGTCGGGTTTTATACTGCCTCCGTATAAAATTGGAACAGAATTTGCTGTTTCTTCATCGTAAAGTTCCGCAAGTAACTGGCGAATGAACCTTTGTACTTCCTGGGCTTGCCATGGTTTTGCAACTATTCCAGTTCCTATTGCCCAAACTGGTTCGTAGGCTATAACAACGTTTCGCACCTCTTCTTTTGTAACACCGTACAATCCTTGTCTTACCTGCAATTCAACAACGCAAAATGTCAACCCTTTCTCCCTTTCTTCTTTTGTTTCTCCAACACACAAGATCGGTTTCATGCCATTTTTCAAAACGGCTTTGACTTTCTTGTTTATAAGTTCATCAGTTTCCTGAAAGATGTGACGTCTTTCAGAGTGTCCAACTATCACGTATTCAACACCTATTTCTT
Proteins encoded in this region:
- the yqeK gene encoding bis(5'-nucleosyl)-tetraphosphatase (symmetrical) YqeK; the encoded protein is MTEKVGEKAFDLISELRNLAFHFLTPSRYNHAMKCVEFGLKLAEIHKIDKQKVEISCLAHDLFRDFPPNILLKLASRYGIVINDYELVNPVLLHGKVAAKYLERRYQLRDEKLLLAVAYHTSGHKDFDEVGKILFLADSLEESRDYESVQELRKLAMEDLKEGLLKTLANKICYAIQRSYLLLPETIEMWNELIKRERFGFFEPDMLQNNKKR
- a CDS encoding glutaredoxin family protein, with product MAYKITVYTAPGCPYCTKAKNYFRQLGLNFTEIDVSKDYRKAQELVRKTGQMGVPVIEIGNQIIIGFDKDRIDRILGVR
- a CDS encoding 2-phosphosulfolactate phosphatase family protein; translated protein: MIDVLFTPSRISTQACVVIVDVLRATSTIITALANGALSVKPVVEVSKALKERNKDVLVCGERNSVKPKGFDLGNSPKEYKREIVEGKNIILTTTNGTKAVNRVKSPKILAGAFLNLGSLVEKLRGCEDVLVVCAGQDGFIALEDVLCAGTIVERLKRDDLEDGAKIALQIWKDLSNVDLSSLLLSTSHGRKLAEIGMKDDVIYCSQIDLFDVVPILSKGKFIKYAE
- the tpiA gene encoding triose-phosphate isomerase, with product MILAGNWKMNKTNQQAKLFVNELIQSLAGMKFEIVLCPPFVCLTDVKELLAGTNIKLGAQNCYYEQFGAFTGEVSPAMLKEIGVEYVIVGHSERRHIFQETDELINKKVKAVLKNGMKPILCVGETKEEREKGLTFCVVELQVRQGLYGVTKEEVRNVVIAYEPVWAIGTGIVAKPWQAQEVQRFIRQLLAELYDEETANSVPILYGGSIKPDNFLSLILKPDIDGGLVGGASLDRQFIELAKIVSKVIY